GCAAACATGGAGGAACTCAGAAAACAATGGCAGACCGGGGATCCCCAGTAAAGTCCCCAGACAGACCCAGCCATCCTGTCCAGGCTTTTCCTGGGGTTGTCCCAGGAGAAGCTCAGCCCCATGTACCACATGGGAAACCCATCAAGGTGAGTCCATGGGAGCCACTCTCCAGAGCACCTTCCCAACACCCTACCAGGCATCACTGGTACCCTGGCAACATCACCACATCTTCTGGACTTAACAGTCCTGTGCTCAGCCAGCTCACTGTCTCACACTGAAGATGACCCCCCTGAATAAAGTTTTGGGGACTCCTGGCCTCAGACAATGGCATCAGACTGGCTTGCTGCAGTGCACATATTTTATGCTAGTCATTATGCTTTGTGGTGATGACAAGGAGCAAATGTCACAAGGTGCTGTACAGACGGGGCACACAAAGATCTCCAAtccaagcagctctgctggctgctgAAACAGGGGGGgtggaggcaggagcagagggaatCCATGAGATAACATTGGTGATGGCTAGTCTGTGGGATGCCACACAAGAAAGGCTGAGAGTAACACAAGCAGTTTGAGCTTGGCTCTCTGCTGTGCTAAGCCTGCAGCTCCCCACTGCCAGCCCAGGGCAAAAAGGATGCACAGGAGGGGGCTTTCCCTGGGCACAAGAGTATTGGGAGATCCCCAAAACTCCCTTGAGCCGTCTAGCATTCGATTGACCCTCCTTGGACTCAGCCAAAACTTCTACTgatcaataaaataaaacccagtgGTGACTTCTCCTTCATTCATAAGCTTGCAGGCAGCAGTAGCTTTGCTCAGAGCGTTCAGCGTGGAAAGTGAGAATCCCACAGCTTTCTATAGGGGAAGGTAAAACCCCAGGGATTGTATTATGGGCTGCACTTTCTATCCTTGCTGTGGAAGGGCAGCATCTCCTCAGGAACAATGAAATACCGTGAAGCCAAAGGGACAGGGACAGCCCCTCGGTGTTATATGTGCCTAACAAGCAGGAAGGTAACTGATTACATCAGTTGCTCCCTGGAGCCCATCTGTCATTTGTGTGACAAAATGGCACATAATGGGGAATTCTCAGTCAGACTGGGAAGTCAGCCAGTGCTTCCCCTTGGAAATGTCTGTCTCCAATTATTCATAAAGATAATGAACTTTAATTGCTTGATGTGCTGATCCTGGTGCCCAGCACCTGCCTCAGACTGCTCTCCCCAAAattgtaggttttttttcatttcagacagCACAGTTCAGCCAGGGGAGGACAAGGAcacacacagctctgcagctctgcttgtGTGAAAGAGCAGGTAACTGTTGCTTCCCAGAGAGAGTCTGCCCCaactcccagctctgcagcaagtATTTGAAATTCAGATGCACTGAGACCTTCTTGGTTGCTCATCCCATGGGTTCCCATGCTCTGCTGGGgaccagcagctcctccagcccaggGGATGCAAGGGTCGGCAGGACTTTTCCAGAGAGGATCCCTGCCTGCTTCTGGAAGGGCTGAGCCCCCTCACCTCACAGGCAGGCACAAGCCCAGCTCCCAGGCAAGACTTGTCCCACTCCTGGCCAAGACTTGTCCCTGATGAGGTCCAGAAACTGCTCCAGAAGACCAGGTTTAATCTGCCTGACCTGTCAGGATGGGAACAGCCCCATGATAACCTCAGGATGGACAGAGGGAAAGTCACCTGTCACTGATGGGACTGATTTGAACCTCAGTAAGAAAAGCCAGGCATATTCACTGCTTTGCCTTGGGTCATTTGTCTCTAAATGAAGCATCTCTCATATAATAAATGGTCCCTTCCTGGACCATACATCTTCTTGCTGTTTAAAGTGTCAGATGGATCTGGCAGACTTTCCCTGGCTCCTACTGGTTTATAATGAGCAAGGGGGTGACGTTTGCCTGAAAACAATTTCCCTGATGCAAGTTAGGGTTGCAACAGACATGAATACTTCTCCCTCCAGAGAGTCATACCCTTTTCCACCAAGCCAGGGGTGTTTCAGATTCAGTAGCTCACAGAAATGCTCTTGTATCTTGTCAGTGAGGAAGCCAGAGACTGACAGAAGCAAACACCAGAGGGTGAAATCTCCTGTGGAAGGAGCAGATCCCAAGGTCACCATCATCTGTAGGTTTTCCCCCACCCAGCCCATGAATACCAACACCTTATTCTGGGCAATTGACCTTGTTCAAATGCCTTGttctagggaaaaaataaactttaaaaaaatcagttaatttTAGCAAATGGTAGACCTCAGTCTCACACAGAGAGGGAACCATGGGCAGTAGAGTCATTAAGCATCCCTGACGTTGTGCCTCAGTTTAACTGCCTTTTCATCTGGTGTTTTGGGAGAGAAGGACCAAGCTCCTGCCCTGAACTCTGAGACAGTGGGATGCGGATGTCGGGGACGCTGAAATACCTTGCCCAAGACAGCAGAGGTCACAGGACACAAGGGCTGATTTttagcagaggaaaaaacagagaaaatgagagtaagagaaagaaatctgcATTTGTTCAACTTTCCTTTAGTGCTGAAGAGTCCTGGTCCCAGACACAGTCGTCAGTCCCCCTCACTGATGTGGGGGCATCACCCCGCTTCAGTTGCCCAGTAACCACCCCAGCATCTTCCAGCTGCCCATGGCAACTGTTCCATGCCAACTAACCAACAACCGGTGGCCACAGGCACGACCGAGGCAAGGAAggtcctgggaaagcagaggcaaGAGGCACCCAGGGGCTCATCCCCTGCCCGGCTGCCTCTCCCACGTACTGCCAAGCCCTCAGGCTTGCAGGGCAGCTCCTGGGCTGACTTGGGAGAGGACCAGTGCCAGGAGGACCTGAGCCCCCTGAGCCCTGCTGGTGGCTGGAGCGATGGCCACCATGGGCGACGAGGACCTGTTGGCCTATTTCCACACGCAATACAGGCGGAACCTCCTGCACTTGCTCAGGTGAGGGGGCTCCTTCACccacctccatcccctccatccTCTTCTCCTgtctcctccatccctccttcccccaccatGGCAAACTCCCATCCCTTATCTCCACACTTCAGTCCCCTCTTGTacttccctgccccagccctgtccctccCTGTAACACCTCCTTGCTCTGTCAGTGGGATCCCCACTGAAGAGGGGTGGGGATGCCATACTGCCAGATGGGATCTGAGACTGTGTCCCAGGTGGGGTGACGGGGCAGAGCAACCCAACACCCTGCCAAGGTACTGGACCTAGTGTGTAACCTTAACGAAAACTTCTGTGGCAGGAAACTCAAACTGACAGAGGAGGACTCCCTGTCTCCATTTATTCGCCTCcaggagaagaagaaacaagCCCAAATGATGCAAAAGGCTCTGGAGGTGAAGGAAGAGGTGAGAAAAAtgggagggtgctggggcaTGGTTGGGAAGGCTTGTGGTTTTTTGGAGGGCAGCAGTGGGAAGGTGACTGGCTCTGGGTGCAGGCAGCCATGTCACGCTTGTTCTGGTGCTGCCAGGCCTTCAGGGAGAGGATGAAAGTCATAACCTGCCGGTGGAGTGACCTCCACGCCAAGGAGGCTCAGCTGAAAACCTACATGGAGAAATCTGGGAGAATTTTAAAGGTACGCCTGCCCCTGATCAGCTCAGCTGACATGACCCTGAGCtacaccaccacctcctcccctcccctggggAGACATTCTTGGGCCACCACATCTGTCTAAGACTCCCTTGAGCCTGGAGTTGTGAAGAATAGGACTGGCAGGGTATGGGCTTTTGTACCACATATGTGGAAAGACCTGGTAGGACTTGGGTGGGAGAGAGCTTGTCCTGTACCAGTGTGATCTCCTGAGGGCCCCAAACATCCCCCAAGAAGGGTCTCAGCCTGTCCCCACTGTTGACACCCGGGTGTCTTCCAGGGACAAATACCAGtaggtctgaaaatcagagtgCCGTCCCAGGTGCCTGTCTCCAAGACTGAAGGGTCAATGCAAGAGGGATGGCCCTGTTAAACAGGGAGTGAAAATGCTCCCATGGGTGCTCCAGCACTGGTCTCTCCTCTGTGAAGGTATCTCCTCCCAGTGCTGTTGAGTGACCCAAACTCCATCTTCCcttgccttcctttccctctatgtgtgtgtgtgtgtgtgtgtgtgtgtgtgttgatgGGGGAAACATCACCAGGAAAATGATAAGATGCGAATCCAAGCGCTGAAGAAAGCcagcaaagagagagagaggaagataCAAAAGGAGAGTGAGCTCTTGAGAGCTAAGAGGGAACTGGAAGCCCTGAGAAATAAGCACCAGAAACTCTCCAACAAAGTGCAGAAGTACTCCATCTTCAACAAATACCTGGAGGATGTGGTGAAGATCTCACAGGTGAGTTTGGACATGAGAGAGACTGACCATGGCCTCAAGGAAGGCCTTATGTGGGTGTTAAACCTAGAGGACATAAGGCAAGTCCAGGGAAATCATAACACTTGGTCAAACCCAGAGACCTCAGATAGGATGGGAACAAGTTCCCTGCAACCAATGTGAGCCAAGGGGACTGGAGTTAGGGAAGGAGAACCGGAAAAGGAGATGAAGGCTtgagaaaaccaaagaaaaactgTTAGAAGGGGGAAAAGCACAGGGCTGAGGGGAATGGGGACCCCTTTGTGTCACTGTTTCATGTCACATTGATGGTTTGGGAGAATTGAAAAGCTGCCCAGGAATGGGAACTCAGGCAGTTGTCAAAAAAGCTGTGCCCTCTTTCAAGGTTGCCCAGGCATCACTCCATGCATCGTTCATACTCCTGCAGTCCCAGCTGCCCCCCTCCCATATCTAGGTGACATGGCACTGACAGTTGCAGttgtgctttgtgttttatCGAAGCACTGCTCACCTGGGGAAGAGATGCAGTATCTCCCCTTGCTTATGTCAGTGACAGCTCTGGGACTAGCACAGTGGGATGTCATCATACAGGGAATGTGGCGATGCTCACAAATCAACTGGGGCAATAGCCTCGTCAAGAAGGGAAGATCTTTTAGCTGGGGGAGGTGTTGTCCCTGGTCAGGGCAGGGTGCCAAACAGCATGAGACTTGCAATTGTGATGGGGGAAGGGCAAGGGGATTGCTAACACCAGGAGCCCTGTGCTGCAGTTTGAGGAGATCCAGGAAGTTATCTGGCGTTACAAGACACTGGTGAGGATGCACAAGGACCTGCTGCAGGCACAACTAGAGCACAAGGAAATGTCTGAGCAAGCCAAGGTGCTCCTGGACCAGTACACCGCACAGAAAGAAGCTGAGATCCTGCAGTACAAAAATGAACTGGTGCAGCTCCAACTACGTTTTGACCAGGCTCAAAGTGACGTCCTCCCCTGGGTAAGGAAAtgtggggtgggcaggggatgATCTCCAGGGCCTGGCTGTGTCAAGACCAGCTGATGGCTCATCCCTAAGCCATGGGGTCATGGCAAGGACCAGTAGCAGCCTTTGTGATTGGAGGAGATGCCTAATTGCATCTCTCCAAGGGGTTGTAGAATGAAGAATGACAGACCAAGTCTGGAGCAGTTACATCAGGGCTTAAAACAAGGTCCGTGTCTCATGGCCTCCGCTGTTCATGACTCAGGCCTCAGAGCgaagctggttttgctgatttttattatttgttttcatcCTTTGCACAGCATCTGCCCACCAGGTCTcaccccttctccttcctcctcatcaGTCCAAAAGTGACCAGTGTGACGGTAAACTGGGCTGTAATGAGGTATATCAATGTGTAGCCAGTGCTCAGTATGCAGAAATGCCCTCAGCTCTGCTGGCCTCTGCTCCCTTTGCACCACTCTGAGAGGGGCTTGCCAAATTCCCTTATTGGGTACTCCAGGCTCCAGGAGTTGGATCCCAtcaggaaaagctggaaaacactTGGTCTTGGAGGATGGCAGTGAGATGTGCTACTCCTGGGGTACCAGCTAGCCCTGCTGTGGGGAGCGCAAATGGGACCTGCAGGGAGGACCTGCCAGAGTGAGGactgcaggagctggcagagagATGGGGAGGttcctggggcagggagcagctgtGGTGGTTGCTGGATCTGCTTCCACACCAAGTTGAAtgacctccagcacagccctgggcaaggATAGGTTCCTCCTAGCAAAACAGATGAGTGTGAAAGTTAGGGTCTCCAAGCCAGGGTCTCCAGTGCTGAAGCAGCATCTTTGCTGGAGCATGTCCCCATGCTGCATGTGTCCTCTCTTCTCAGGAGACTTGCTGGGCCGACATCCAGAACACAACTGCCAAGAAAACCCTGAAGCTAGGGACCATCAAGATGGCCATCttcaacctcttccagtgcatgagcactcagctgaaagcaaacCTGAATGTGCCAGTGGATGACAGCCACAGACAACTGAACATGGTAAAGCCAAGCCAGACCCTGCCCAGAAAGAGGAGCAGTAATGACTCTCAGCTGCCCAAAGGGAGGGGAGAGTCCAGAGAAATCAATGTGCTCAGCACACACCTTCCTTTTCACTTGGGCTCTCTCTTGGGCAAGGGGAACGGGCAGAGGACAGCAGGCAAACCTGTCTCATctgaggaggtggaggagcttGTGGGTCCCTGTGGGGGTAGAAGGAGTGGGAGccaggcaggctggggcaggagctgcgTATCAACCCATGGCTGAGGTTTGGTTTCATTCACTCTTGCCCTGAACTCAGACTCACGCACAAAAGCCTATTCTGGTGGTGCAGATCCAGCAAGGCAAATGCCTTATCCTCCTGCTCAGTTTGGTTGTTGAAATTGCCCTCCAGAAGGGCCAACAAgctcccctctgcctcctgttcccagccctgctctgagctCTGCCGTCTCTCTTCCCCACCCTAGATTCAGCAGTTTATCCAAGACCTCACAGACATCTCTATGGAGGTGAAACGGAAGGACATGCAGAACCGCCAGTGAGCAGCTATACTTACGGAGCTACAAGGGATATACCAACATgacctgctctgccagcaaaggCTTAGAagggtgggaagggaaagaggaggacAGAGGGCCCTACAGATGTTGTAGGCTCCACTGTAGGTTACTCCAGTGAAGTTTCATACCTTTCTGGCTCTTCTGTCCTGCACAGTTGCTGACACCTTTTACactattaaaaataaccaaataTTTTAAGGTGTCTCTTCATTTCCTGGGAGGATTGGAAACATCAGAGCAGCTCTGTCCCACAGCTTCACCCCAGGTGCCATTGGGGTGCCTTCTCTGGCAGATGGGACTCTGGTTGCAGGAAACAGTGTCCCAGCAAAGCATGAATGATAgggagagcaggctgggacAGGAATATAGTCTCAAATAGGGATTAGTACTCGTGTTCACATTTGGACCTCCCACTCAGCCTAAGCTCTGAGATATTTGAGAGGGATGTCACAACAGGGTGGGGGGACTGTGCTTTGGGAAAGCTTCAGAGATTTTCCACCACCACACTCAGCACATCTGTGTATGTGAATTTCTCTGCACAGCCATGTGCTACGTACTAAAACTCACCTTCCACTTCAAGCTGTTAGGGAAAGTGTGGAGAATGGATATAGGTGAAGGATGAACCAGCCAAAGCTATTGCACCAAGCATTTAGCTGTCCATCATGAGTGCTAACATGATGAATACAAAACAAGAGGACAAAAAATGGCTCTGGAGACACAGCGTGTGAGTTCACGTGAGGCTCAGAGTCTTTTGCGGAGGACCTTTTAACAGACCAAGGACCAATGACATAAGCTTACAGACTTTGAGGCAAGACACCATTGATCCCATGCTATtactcccttccctccagtggtTACTCCTGTCCTGAGCCAGTGGATTCAGCTAATGCATCCACCAGAAAAGTCTGAGTCCAGTTGGTCCATGTTTATAATGCCTGGGGGTTGCTCAGGCACCTGACCTCTTCCTTCGAGAGTGAGGAAGGCAGAAATTaaccccctcccttccccaaatCTATGCTTTCATGAGTGACAAGGAAAACAGATGCACCCCAGAGCTGATGCTGGCTGTTTgtttggaaagcaaaggaaggacAAGTTCAGGGCAGGAACACTTGGTACAAAGTTTGAACAGGGGATGCTCCTTTTGTGTCTGTGCAAGCTTGAATTAATAGGAATAAATGCAATTAGAAACACAGTACCTTATGTCAGGTCTCAGCAAGAAGTCATCCAGGAAACCCTATTTCCCTCAAGCCTCTGAGCTCAGACACACATTGGGCCATTGAAGCTTAGCAAGTTACTATCCATCAGCAGAAGATGACCCTGTGCAGTGTCCTCAGTGTGATGCcaatgcagaagaaaaccagtAGTGGAAGTCTCCATTGCAGAGACAAGGACAATAATTGCTTCTCAGCTGCTATATGTGGAAGAAGAgctcatttctttctgaaacctTGACATGTAAATGCAGTGTGGGCCAAGATGTGCCCTGTGTTCTTCTGAATACATCCCCAGAGCAGTGGGAGGTGAGTGGCAGTTTGCATTTCAGCTGGCAAGGAGAAGCAAAAGCTGTTGCAACTTTACGCAGCCACCATGTGCCTACACTTTAATGACTATATTATGTTCATTCTGTAAAGCAAGGATAATAACTGTCACGGAGGGGCAAGAGTGGGCTGCTCCTCAAGGGAAGGAGCTAAGGTGACAGCAAAGCAGGCAGGAGGATATCCTCTCTGACAGGATGCAGCCCCGTGGTATGCGAGCAAGAGCTGAGAGGTTCATGGCTGTTTCCAGTGATTCCCACACTAGTCTGCAGTGATGAGGCAGGTCCAAGTTGAAGCCAGAAAGTCAAGTCAGCAAGGCAAGGTGAGAAACAGCCAGGTGCAAGGCTGGGCACAGGCTTACCTGCAAGGCAAGGACCTAAGCATAAATGCAGCTCCAAGCAAAGCAGGAGAAGCTCCAGTGAAGGCTCCACACAGCTCCTTCTCATGCCTTATCTGTTTTTCCAGCAGTCTGATCCCAGGTTGCATGGCTGTCCCACACCAGGGCGGGCCTTGAGCGCAGGCAAGCAGACCCCTGGCAGGTTGGAAGGGGTCGCAGAGCCTGTAGGTGCACTGAGAGCCCTGGCATTAATACCTCCTTGCAGTGGGCTGGGAGCCCCACAGTGCTGACATTTGCCAAGAGCCATATTACTTTTGGCAGGAGCCCAGATTCATGTCCTACTGAAGTCACAATGAAACCAGTACTGTGGTTTGGGCTCTGCTCTGCTTGGTGTGTACGTACACAGTCTTTTCTCCAAGGACTGCAGGGTGCAAGGAAGAAAGGGATGCCCAGTCTGGGATTAGAAGCAGTGTAGAGGAGCCCAGGGTCACCCAGGGGGTTTCTTACCCATTGGCCATCCAGAAGGAGGGTTATTTAGTAGCCACATCAACAGAGTGGACCATGGCTTAGGGACAGGAACTGAGGGTTATGGGAAGATGCTCAGGGGTGTAAGAGGGATGGAGAAGAGATGGGGTAAGGGTAAATAGGAGGCTTTCCCTTGCTTTTTGTAAAGAACCTACATTGGGGCTGTGGATCTGCAGTGATTCCTTGCATGGGAAGAACTTCCCACAAATCCCAAAAGGCATACCCTTCCTACTGCCATGCCTGGgcctccttccccagccagcACACACCTTCTCGATGGGACACagatatatttctttttgttttcatggagTGGTCCAGTGCTCAGCCCCAGGACTGGGCCTCATGAGGAGCATGTCACCTCCTCAGACAGCAGCTTTCTGTGCCAGGGCTGGATCTGAGAGTCCTCACcccacaggcagcagcatctTCAGATGCTggccttcctttcccttctgtgaGACCAAATacacaaaagcagaagagagagaataaaACAAGCAGGAGAGAGTGAACCTTGCTGAGGCCCTCAGGGGTCCCAGAGGCTGGTAAATGTCTCGTAGAGGCACCAGTGATGTTAccaagagctgctgcctgcactggaAAAGTCAACTCATGACTCATCCAAGCAGAGACGATGTTGTGCATTTGTGCCCTTGCATCTTGTCTCGGCAGTGACATATCCAAAGGGACCAGGAGCATTTACACCCATCCTGAGAGGTGACTCAGCTGTCCCTTCTCCTTCCACCCACAGCCACCCCCTCACCCACTTTGATGCATCTCACTGGTGGCAGCTGACAGGAGCTtatgggagaggagcagctctgcccagccacTGAGGAAGACTGGGGGCTGCAGCTCTGAGCCTGCCACTCTGTGAGTGATGGTCTGAGGACATGGATGTCTCCAGGCTGGACTTATGGAGAGGACAGACTGATAGGTCAGGTTTCCTGAAGTCCTTTTGGACACTGAGTTCAGAGACTTGGCTCTTATCTGGATGCCTGAGCTGAGCTCTTCTGAGGAACCTTCAGCACGGGATGACGAGACACATTGGTCCAACCAGGCCCTTTCTGATGTGtttcaatgtattttcttcctttaattcaGCAGACTGGGCCTGGCAGTGTCTGTCTCAGCCAGTACATCACACTCAGCGTGTCCCTTATAGCTCTACTCAAAGCCAAAATGAAGACCTGCGCTCCTGACTGGTCCTGATGTCCTGTCTGCTtctgctcagccccagcagccctcACCATCCTGAACATGAAGCTGCAGCACATGTggatgctgctctgcagcatcaTTTGCTGGACCTGCTTGGTTTTGTGGCCCTATCCATGCCCCCACACAGTGAAATGTCTGGTTTTAGAAAGTCAGAGACCAGCAATTGAAACTTGAGGGCagattttgccttttcttatgCGCCATTCATGCTGCACCAGCAGAGCAAAGATAGCAGATTGCCCCCAGTGCAAAGTCCTTACCCAGGCAGGAGTAAGCCATACTCAAGTCCCAAATTGCCAGGAGGCATTGCAACTAACTCTTCTTCCTCCATAGAGCTGAACAGATGGCATTGCTCCTCAGATGCAACACTGTGACCTTCTGACCAGCTGAGCaagcttttgaaaaagagaCAATGCCAGGCTGTCCACCACAGAGATCGCAGACAAGCTAGTGGAGGGAGAAACCAGGAGCCCAAGGATCTGTACCTGTGGGAACAACAGGAGAAGGGAGTTATCCCCAGAGACCTGCCAGATGTCTTTGTCACGAGCAGGGTGGTGGGACAAAGCTGTGTCTAACACCAGCCTGGATTAGATCCAGCCAAGCTGCTGGAAGGACAGAGAGGGGTGACACAGAAGAGATGCTGTCTCTGGCCTTCTCCCAGGTGGGAAGGCATGAAAGAAGGTATTTCCTTGACTGCTCCAGAGGAGCTTTGATTCCTGTCTGAGCCATGTCTAGTGGTCTTCATAGCCAGCAGCACATTCAAAGAGATGTGACCACCACAACAGCATTTTTTGACTTCCCAGCTCAAATGATTCAGTGTCCTTGTACAGGTGAGTCTACTGGAGAGGGTCTGGCCAGCTTATGAAGTACAGGTTGTGACCTGGATGGCTACAAGATATCTAAATAACCCAagttcctcacctctctccaCATGACTAGGAGCCCCTAAAGATG
This DNA window, taken from Haliaeetus albicilla chromosome 12, bHalAlb1.1, whole genome shotgun sequence, encodes the following:
- the CCDC42 gene encoding coiled-coil domain-containing protein 42 — protein: MATMGDEDLLAYFHTQYRRNLLHLLRKLKLTEEDSLSPFIRLQEKKKQAQMMQKALEVKEEAFRERMKVITCRWSDLHAKEAQLKTYMEKSGRILKENDKMRIQALKKASKERERKIQKESELLRAKRELEALRNKHQKLSNKVQKYSIFNKYLEDVVKISQFEEIQEVIWRYKTLVRMHKDLLQAQLEHKEMSEQAKVLLDQYTAQKEAEILQYKNELVQLQLRFDQAQSDVLPWETCWADIQNTTAKKTLKLGTIKMAIFNLFQCMSTQLKANLNVPVDDSHRQLNMIQQFIQDLTDISMEVKRKDMQNRQMDATNGGLSPLLEHQPQLWCSLQPTLKSPPSKKSTKNSQVKDCTSPLCHGLACRCCTHLFQAELGWNSVFVDVMEETTVDMAPRTYAIIQACAPACLGSLFGGGAAVGSMNNDGKLKLSEESSLWTLAGDLGRTGKR